A stretch of the Macaca mulatta isolate MMU2019108-1 chromosome 14, T2T-MMU8v2.0, whole genome shotgun sequence genome encodes the following:
- the RPS3 gene encoding small ribosomal subunit protein uS3 isoform X1 → MAVQISKKRKFVADGIFKAELNEFLTRELAEDGYSGVEVRVTPTRTEIIILATRTQNVLGEKGRRIRELTAVVQKRFGFPEGSVELKTVVMVTGCPFLPLKLYAEKVATRGLCAIAQAESLRYKLLGGLAVRRACYGVLRFIMESGAKGCEVVVSGKLRGQRAKSMKFVDGLMIHSGDPVNYYVDTAVRHVLLRQGVLGIKVKIMLPWDPTGKIGPKKPLPDHVSIVEPKDEILPTTPISEQKGGKPEPPAMPQPVPTA, encoded by the exons ATGGCCGTGCAAATTTCCAAGAAGAGGAAG TTTGTCGCTGATGGCATCTTCAAAGCTGAACTGAATGAGTTTCTTACTCGGGAGCTGGCTGAAGATGGCTACTCTGGAGTTGAGGTGCGAGTTACACCAACCAGGACAGAAATCATTATCTTAGCCACCAG AACACAGAATGTTCTTGGTGAGAAGGGCCGGCGGATTCGGGAACTGACTGCTGTAGTTCAGAAGAGGTTTGGCTTTCCAGAGGGCAGTGTAGAG TTGAAAACAGTGGTGATGGTAACAGGatgtcccttccttcctttaaaGCTTTATGCTGAAAAGGTGGCCACTAGAGGTCTGTGTGCCATTGCCCAGGCAGAGTCTCTGCGTTACAAACTCCTAGGAGGGCTTGCTGTGCGGAG GGCCTGCTATGGTGTGCTGCGGTTCATCATGGAGAGCGGGGCCAAAGGCTGCGAGGTCGTGGTGTCTGGGAAACTCCGAGGACAGAGGGCTAAATCCATGAAGTTTGTGGATGGCCTGATGATCCACAGCGGAGACCCTGTTAACTACTACGTTGACACTGCTGTGCGCCATGTGTTGCTCAGACAGG GTGTGCTGGGCATCAAGGTGAAGATCATGCTGCCCTGGGACCCAACTGGTAAGATTGGCCCTAAGAAGCCCCTGCCTGACCATGTGAGCATCGTGGAACCCAAAGATGAAATACTGCCTACCACTCCCATCTCAGAACAGAAGGGTGGGAAGCCAGAGCCGCCTGCCATGCCCCAGCCAGTCCCCACAGCATAA
- the RPS3 gene encoding small ribosomal subunit protein uS3, protein MAVQISKKRKFVADGIFKAELNEFLTRELAEDGYSGVEVRVTPTRTEIIILATRTQNVLGEKGRRIRELTAVVQKRFGFPEGSVELYAEKVATRGLCAIAQAESLRYKLLGGLAVRRACYGVLRFIMESGAKGCEVVVSGKLRGQRAKSMKFVDGLMIHSGDPVNYYVDTAVRHVLLRQGVLGIKVKIMLPWDPTGKIGPKKPLPDHVSIVEPKDEILPTTPISEQKGGKPEPPAMPQPVPTA, encoded by the exons ATGGCCGTGCAAATTTCCAAGAAGAGGAAG TTTGTCGCTGATGGCATCTTCAAAGCTGAACTGAATGAGTTTCTTACTCGGGAGCTGGCTGAAGATGGCTACTCTGGAGTTGAGGTGCGAGTTACACCAACCAGGACAGAAATCATTATCTTAGCCACCAG AACACAGAATGTTCTTGGTGAGAAGGGCCGGCGGATTCGGGAACTGACTGCTGTAGTTCAGAAGAGGTTTGGCTTTCCAGAGGGCAGTGTAGAG CTTTATGCTGAAAAGGTGGCCACTAGAGGTCTGTGTGCCATTGCCCAGGCAGAGTCTCTGCGTTACAAACTCCTAGGAGGGCTTGCTGTGCGGAG GGCCTGCTATGGTGTGCTGCGGTTCATCATGGAGAGCGGGGCCAAAGGCTGCGAGGTCGTGGTGTCTGGGAAACTCCGAGGACAGAGGGCTAAATCCATGAAGTTTGTGGATGGCCTGATGATCCACAGCGGAGACCCTGTTAACTACTACGTTGACACTGCTGTGCGCCATGTGTTGCTCAGACAGG GTGTGCTGGGCATCAAGGTGAAGATCATGCTGCCCTGGGACCCAACTGGTAAGATTGGCCCTAAGAAGCCCCTGCCTGACCATGTGAGCATCGTGGAACCCAAAGATGAAATACTGCCTACCACTCCCATCTCAGAACAGAAGGGTGGGAAGCCAGAGCCGCCTGCCATGCCCCAGCCAGTCCCCACAGCATAA